Proteins encoded within one genomic window of Amycolatopsis nigrescens CSC17Ta-90:
- a CDS encoding YceI family protein — MSAPTTEIPGYVAGTWQIDPVHSEVGYSLKHLGLARSRGRFLAFSGQVVTGESILDSSVTAEIDAASVSTGVTPRDEHIRTAEYFDVANHPKITFRSTGIRREGEDYFIDGELTWRGVTKPVSLTAEFNGVGPNPANDNATTLGVSAEATIARRDFGIGPEGNGFLGEKVKITLEIEAALQA; from the coding sequence ATGAGCGCGCCCACCACCGAGATCCCCGGTTACGTCGCCGGCACCTGGCAGATCGATCCGGTCCATTCCGAGGTCGGCTATTCGCTGAAGCACCTCGGCCTCGCCAGGTCCCGCGGCCGTTTCCTGGCCTTCAGCGGCCAGGTGGTCACCGGGGAGAGCATCCTGGACTCCTCGGTGACCGCCGAGATCGACGCCGCCTCGGTCAGCACCGGGGTCACGCCGCGGGACGAGCACATCCGCACGGCCGAGTACTTCGACGTGGCGAACCACCCGAAGATCACGTTCCGCTCCACCGGCATCCGCCGCGAGGGCGAGGACTACTTCATCGACGGCGAGCTGACCTGGCGCGGCGTCACCAAGCCGGTCTCGCTGACCGCCGAGTTCAACGGGGTGGGCCCGAACCCCGCGAACGACAACGCCACCACGCTCGGCGTTTCCGCGGAGGCCACCATCGCCCGCCGCGACTTCGGCATCGGCCCGGAGGGCAACGGCTTCCTCGGCGAGAAGGTCAAGATCACCCTCGAGATCGAAGCCGCCCTGCAGGCCTGA
- a CDS encoding PHP domain-containing protein: MDPVRALRQIAFHLERAGEPSYRVRAFRRAAAVIGELSPDEVGARARAGTLTALSGIGKTTAAVVAEAVSGQEPEYLRKLLERGMPELPDGGALGQALRGDCHTHSDWSDGGSPIAEMAEAAQELGHEWMVLTDHSPRLTVANGLSADRLREQLELVAEINARTSSFLVLTGIEVDILLDGSLDQDPGLLAELDFVVASVHSKLRMPAAEMTERMLTAVSNPRVNVLGHCTGRLVTGRGRPESEFDAERVFRACLENDVAVEINSRPERLDPPRRLLRLAAELGCRFAIDTDAHAPGQLSWQPYGCRRATECGVSAEDVVNTMTADELLAWANPS; encoded by the coding sequence ATGGACCCGGTCCGCGCCCTGCGGCAAATCGCGTTCCACCTGGAACGTGCCGGTGAACCGAGCTACCGGGTGCGCGCGTTCCGCCGGGCCGCGGCGGTGATCGGCGAGCTGTCCCCGGACGAGGTCGGCGCACGGGCGCGCGCCGGCACGCTGACCGCGCTGTCCGGGATCGGCAAGACCACCGCCGCCGTGGTGGCCGAGGCGGTGTCCGGGCAGGAGCCCGAGTACCTGCGAAAGCTGCTCGAACGCGGGATGCCCGAACTGCCGGACGGCGGTGCGCTCGGCCAGGCGCTGCGCGGGGACTGCCACACGCATTCCGACTGGTCCGATGGGGGCAGTCCGATCGCCGAAATGGCCGAAGCCGCACAGGAACTCGGGCACGAGTGGATGGTGCTCACCGACCATTCGCCCCGGCTGACCGTGGCCAACGGGCTGTCCGCGGACCGGCTGCGCGAGCAGCTCGAACTCGTCGCCGAGATCAACGCGCGGACGAGCTCCTTCCTCGTCCTGACCGGGATCGAGGTGGACATCCTGCTCGACGGAAGCCTGGACCAGGACCCCGGCCTGCTGGCCGAGCTGGACTTCGTGGTGGCCAGCGTGCACTCGAAACTCCGCATGCCTGCCGCCGAGATGACCGAGCGGATGCTCACCGCGGTCTCGAACCCGCGGGTGAACGTGCTCGGGCACTGCACCGGCAGGCTGGTCACCGGCCGTGGCAGGCCGGAGTCCGAGTTCGACGCGGAGCGGGTTTTCCGCGCCTGCCTGGAGAACGACGTCGCGGTGGAGATCAACTCGCGGCCGGAACGGCTCGACCCGCCGCGCCGGCTGCTGCGCCTCGCGGCCGAACTGGGCTGCCGGTTCGCCATCGACACCGACGCGCACGCGCCGGGTCAGCTCAGCTGGCAGCCCTACGGCTGCCGGCGGGCCACGGAATGCGGGGTCTCCGCCGAAGACGTGGTGAACACCATGACCGCGGACGAGCTGCTGGCCTGGGCGAACCCAAGCTGA
- a CDS encoding FAD-dependent monooxygenase, producing the protein MTSVAVIGGGIAGAVTAMALRKAGLDPVVYEAYPTGADDIGAFLTIMNNGLDALHAVGARAAVVDASFPGRTVEVFDGTGTRLSALPLGGAAGHANSPRTLTRADLYRALHDEAARRDIRIEHGKRLTTAGAGPDGRVTAEFADGTGVEADLLVGADGIHSAVRSLIDPANPGPRYTGLNIVYGYTAGKTAASAPEGYHMIQGGKAFFGFTTAPDGRSWWFARLPRPELDRAEISAHTPEDWRRLTIPFFAGDDTPSAELIEATGDDIVGGNAYDVPSTPVWQHGSMVLVGDAAHAASPAAGQGASMAIEDSVELGRCLRDLPDLGEACRAYELLRRGRVERLVAASAEQGARSAGTGGREWLYQHHIDWDAPVAPAEIADTPS; encoded by the coding sequence ATGACCAGCGTCGCGGTCATCGGCGGCGGCATCGCCGGCGCGGTAACGGCGATGGCCCTGCGGAAGGCCGGCCTCGACCCGGTCGTCTACGAGGCCTATCCCACCGGCGCCGACGACATCGGCGCGTTCCTGACCATCATGAACAACGGGCTGGACGCGTTGCACGCCGTCGGCGCGCGGGCAGCGGTGGTCGACGCGTCCTTTCCCGGCCGGACCGTGGAGGTGTTCGACGGCACCGGCACCAGGCTCAGCGCGCTGCCGCTCGGCGGTGCCGCCGGGCACGCCAACTCACCTCGCACGCTGACCCGCGCCGACCTCTACCGCGCCCTGCACGACGAGGCGGCACGGCGCGACATCCGGATCGAGCACGGAAAGCGGCTGACCACGGCCGGCGCGGGACCCGACGGCCGGGTGACCGCCGAGTTCGCGGACGGCACCGGCGTCGAAGCCGACCTGCTGGTCGGCGCGGACGGCATCCACTCCGCCGTCAGATCACTCATCGACCCGGCGAACCCGGGCCCGCGCTACACCGGCCTGAACATCGTCTACGGCTACACAGCGGGAAAAACGGCCGCCTCCGCGCCGGAGGGCTATCACATGATCCAGGGCGGCAAGGCTTTCTTCGGCTTCACCACGGCACCGGACGGGCGGAGCTGGTGGTTCGCCAGGCTGCCTCGGCCGGAGCTGGACCGCGCGGAGATCTCGGCGCACACCCCGGAGGACTGGCGACGGCTGACGATCCCGTTCTTCGCCGGTGACGACACCCCGTCGGCCGAACTGATCGAGGCCACCGGCGACGACATCGTCGGCGGCAACGCCTACGACGTGCCGTCCACTCCGGTCTGGCAGCACGGCTCGATGGTACTGGTCGGTGACGCCGCGCACGCCGCCTCACCGGCCGCCGGCCAGGGCGCCTCGATGGCCATCGAGGACAGCGTGGAACTCGGCCGCTGCCTGCGCGATCTGCCGGACCTCGGCGAAGCGTGCCGGGCCTACGAACTGCTCCGGCGCGGCCGGGTGGAGCGCCTGGTGGCGGCGAGCGCCGAGCAGGGCGCCAGGTCCGCCGGCACGGGCGGGCGCGAGTGGCTCTACCAGCACCACATCGACTGGGACGCGCCCGTCGCACCTGCTGAGATCGCCGACACTCCTAGTTGA
- a CDS encoding MDR family MFS transporter, which translates to MSRRQVLEALSGLMMGMFVAILASTVVANALPRIIADLGGSQSSYTWVVTTELLAMTATVPLWGKLSDLYNKKLLIQLSLALFVVGSLVAGFAGNIELLIASRVAQGIGAGGLTALAQVVMAALVSPRELGRYSGIFGAVFAIGTVAGPLIGGLLVDTSWLGWRWCFFIGVPFAVAAIVLLQRTLRLPTIRREGAKVDYLGAFLIMTGVSTLLVWSTLAGHQFAWGSWWTAGLVAGGLLILALALVVESRVREPIVPLSIFRNRTVSLATIASFLVGVAMFGGTVFLSQYFQLSLGKSPTAAGLMSLPMIFGLLVSSTISGQLISKTGKWKGYLVGGGVLMVAGLGLLGTIDAHTSVLVLSLYMAVLGLGIGMLMQNLVLVAQNDVPAQELGSATSVLSFFRSLGGSIGVSALGAVLANRVTGLISDGLGPAAAGATQGGSTSSVPDMSALPEPVATVIREAYGTATSEIFLIGTPIAVLAVVVIAFLKHIPLKTQSGNERLAAENAAQAAAH; encoded by the coding sequence ATGAGCCGCAGACAGGTCCTGGAGGCCTTGTCCGGGCTCATGATGGGCATGTTCGTAGCCATTCTGGCCTCCACCGTGGTGGCCAACGCGCTCCCCCGGATCATCGCCGACCTTGGCGGCTCGCAGTCCTCCTACACCTGGGTGGTCACCACCGAACTGCTCGCGATGACCGCGACGGTTCCGCTCTGGGGCAAGCTTTCCGACCTGTACAACAAGAAGCTGCTGATCCAGCTCTCGCTCGCGCTGTTCGTGGTGGGCTCGCTGGTGGCCGGTTTCGCCGGCAACATCGAGCTGCTGATCGCCAGCAGGGTCGCGCAGGGCATCGGCGCCGGCGGGCTGACCGCGCTCGCCCAGGTGGTGATGGCCGCGCTGGTATCGCCGCGTGAGCTGGGCCGCTACTCCGGCATCTTCGGCGCCGTCTTCGCGATCGGCACGGTGGCCGGGCCGCTGATCGGCGGGCTGCTGGTGGACACCTCCTGGCTCGGCTGGCGCTGGTGCTTCTTCATCGGGGTGCCGTTCGCGGTCGCCGCGATCGTGCTGCTGCAGCGCACCCTGCGGCTGCCGACGATCCGACGCGAAGGCGCGAAGGTCGACTACCTCGGCGCGTTCCTGATCATGACCGGGGTGTCCACCCTGCTGGTCTGGTCGACCCTGGCCGGGCACCAGTTCGCCTGGGGTTCCTGGTGGACGGCCGGCCTGGTGGCAGGCGGGCTGCTGATCCTGGCGCTGGCGCTGGTGGTCGAGTCCAGGGTGCGGGAGCCGATCGTGCCGCTGAGCATCTTCCGCAACCGGACCGTTTCGCTGGCCACCATCGCCAGCTTCCTGGTCGGTGTCGCGATGTTCGGTGGCACCGTCTTCCTGTCCCAGTACTTCCAGCTTTCGCTCGGCAAGTCGCCGACCGCGGCCGGGCTGATGAGCCTGCCGATGATCTTCGGCCTGCTGGTCTCCTCCACCATCTCCGGGCAGCTGATCAGCAAGACCGGCAAGTGGAAGGGATACCTGGTCGGCGGCGGGGTGCTGATGGTCGCCGGGCTCGGCCTGCTCGGCACCATCGACGCGCACACCAGCGTGCTCGTGCTCAGCCTGTACATGGCGGTGCTCGGGCTCGGTATCGGCATGCTGATGCAGAACCTGGTGCTGGTGGCCCAGAACGACGTGCCGGCGCAGGAGCTGGGCTCGGCCACGTCGGTGCTGTCCTTCTTCCGCAGCCTCGGCGGTTCGATCGGCGTGAGCGCGCTGGGCGCGGTGCTGGCGAACCGGGTCACCGGGCTGATCTCGGACGGCCTCGGCCCGGCCGCGGCCGGCGCCACGCAGGGCGGCTCCACCAGCTCGGTACCGGACATGTCGGCGCTGCCCGAGCCGGTGGCCACCGTGATCCGGGAGGCATACGGGACCGCGACGAGCGAGATCTTCCTGATCGGCACGCCGATCGCGGTGCTCGCCGTGGTGGTCATCGCGTTCCTGAAGCACATCCCGCTCAAGACCCAGAGCGGCAACGAGCGGCTAGCCGCGGAGAACGCCGCGCAGGCGGCCGCGCACTGA
- a CDS encoding DUF4383 domain-containing protein: MKVTGLQPVQVLAVLVGLFFLVVGVIGLVRTGFGDFTGHQHGTLLGFAINPLHNIVHVVIGLFGVLLGTRSGGARLFGWLLLAGYGVVFVWGLMITGVFSSNPVSGLGNPLNLNTADNWLHLGAAVAGLLIAVLPARKKVRLDEPEEAPAATEADRTVVDRPGKGRHGLGAHG, translated from the coding sequence ATGAAGGTGACCGGACTGCAGCCGGTTCAGGTGCTGGCCGTGCTGGTGGGTCTGTTCTTCCTGGTCGTAGGGGTGATCGGTCTCGTCCGTACCGGGTTCGGTGACTTCACCGGGCATCAGCACGGGACACTGCTCGGCTTCGCGATCAACCCCCTGCACAACATCGTGCACGTGGTGATCGGCCTGTTCGGGGTGCTGCTGGGCACCAGATCGGGCGGGGCGCGCCTGTTCGGCTGGCTGCTGCTGGCCGGCTACGGCGTGGTCTTCGTCTGGGGCCTGATGATCACCGGGGTGTTCTCGTCGAACCCCGTCTCCGGGCTTGGCAACCCGCTGAACCTGAACACCGCGGACAACTGGCTGCACCTCGGCGCCGCGGTGGCCGGGCTGCTGATCGCGGTACTGCCCGCGCGCAAGAAGGTCAGGCTGGACGAGCCGGAAGAGGCGCCCGCGGCCACCGAAGCGGACCGGACCGTGGTGGACCGCCCGGGCAAGGGCCGCCACGGCCTTGGCGCGCACGGCTGA
- a CDS encoding NADPH-dependent FMN reductase, translating to MPSAPLHLALIIGSTREGRFAKTVADWFLEQARPRDELEIDVIDLAELSLPLAQQAEPVTFGRYPSPEVRAFAERIGAADCFVVLTPEYNHGYPAALKLAIDSVYPEWAAKPVGFVSYGGFAGGLRAVEQLRPVFAELHTVTIRETVSFYLAHSQFGEDGRLKEETGAAGAAKALLDQLAWWAYALREARVKTPYAG from the coding sequence ATGCCCTCAGCACCCTTGCACCTGGCCCTGATCATCGGCAGCACCAGGGAAGGACGTTTCGCGAAGACGGTGGCCGACTGGTTCCTCGAACAGGCAAGGCCCCGCGACGAGCTGGAGATCGACGTGATCGACCTCGCCGAGCTGTCCCTTCCCCTGGCGCAGCAGGCCGAGCCGGTGACGTTCGGCCGGTACCCTTCGCCGGAGGTCCGCGCCTTCGCCGAACGGATCGGTGCGGCGGACTGCTTCGTGGTGTTGACCCCGGAGTACAACCACGGCTACCCGGCCGCGCTGAAGCTGGCGATCGACTCGGTCTACCCCGAATGGGCCGCCAAGCCGGTCGGGTTCGTCTCCTACGGCGGCTTCGCCGGCGGTCTGCGCGCGGTGGAGCAACTGCGGCCGGTGTTCGCCGAACTGCACACCGTCACCATTCGGGAGACGGTGAGCTTCTACCTGGCGCACAGCCAGTTCGGCGAGGACGGCAGGCTCAAGGAAGAGACCGGGGCCGCCGGTGCGGCCAAGGCGCTGCTCGACCAGCTGGCCTGGTGGGCGTACGCGCTGCGGGAGGCGCGGGTGAAGACGCCCTACGCCGGCTGA
- a CDS encoding TetR/AcrR family transcriptional regulator produces MNEGAARAAMGLRERKKFDTHRALASATVRLVAERGLDNVTVEDISGAADVSPRTFFNYFASKEEAIVLAYPDHEERSARCAERLLAAPAELSPLRALAVALEPEIDRIEADREEWLLRMSVLENNPSLVARLIALQTESERTLLDAVAQRTGLDPVADFYPGLLFAATGGAMHAAIRRWHRLDGEPDLRELLATAIDALSRGLPQPGRH; encoded by the coding sequence GTGAACGAGGGGGCCGCCAGGGCGGCGATGGGGCTGCGGGAACGCAAGAAGTTCGACACACACCGCGCACTGGCCAGCGCGACCGTTCGGCTGGTCGCCGAACGCGGGCTGGACAACGTGACCGTCGAGGACATCAGCGGCGCGGCCGACGTGTCGCCTCGCACCTTCTTCAACTACTTCGCCTCCAAAGAGGAGGCGATCGTGCTCGCGTATCCGGACCATGAGGAGCGCTCCGCGCGGTGCGCCGAGCGGCTGCTGGCCGCGCCGGCCGAGCTGAGCCCGCTGCGCGCGCTGGCGGTGGCCCTCGAGCCGGAGATCGACCGCATCGAAGCCGACCGCGAAGAGTGGCTGCTCCGGATGTCGGTACTGGAGAACAACCCTTCGCTCGTGGCACGGCTGATCGCGCTGCAGACGGAGTCCGAACGCACCCTGCTCGACGCGGTGGCCCAGCGCACCGGGCTGGACCCGGTCGCCGACTTCTACCCCGGGCTGCTGTTCGCGGCCACCGGCGGGGCCATGCACGCGGCCATCCGGCGCTGGCACCGGCTGGACGGCGAGCCCGACCTGCGCGAACTGCTCGCCACCGCGATCGACGCGCTTTCCCGCGGCCTGCCGCAGCCCGGCCGCCACTGA